The following are encoded together in the Rhizobium tumorigenes genome:
- a CDS encoding MarR family winged helix-turn-helix transcriptional regulator has protein sequence MTVTLKTDEPVSMDAQEAYIQHIGQVMTRMRLMTGRRMISRLAIQNVAPDLELSHLDVLDAIRRAEAGGEVTVGAVAEILRIDPSRASRIVAEMVTRGVLRRKASQADARRIVVVMSALGQRLLAEVQAQKRALIGDIVADWSEDDMQTFSRLFDQFIGGFEDAFRARYRDSDT, from the coding sequence ATGACAGTAACCTTGAAGACAGACGAACCGGTTTCGATGGATGCGCAGGAGGCGTATATCCAGCACATCGGACAGGTGATGACGCGGATGCGGCTGATGACCGGACGCCGGATGATCAGCCGGCTGGCAATCCAGAACGTGGCGCCGGACCTTGAGCTCTCGCATCTCGACGTGCTCGATGCTATCAGGCGGGCCGAGGCGGGGGGCGAAGTGACAGTCGGGGCGGTGGCCGAGATCCTGCGCATCGATCCGTCGCGGGCCAGCCGCATCGTTGCCGAGATGGTGACGCGCGGTGTCCTGCGCCGCAAGGCATCGCAGGCAGACGCCAGGCGCATCGTCGTGGTGATGAGCGCGCTCGGCCAGCGGCTGCTTGCAGAGGTGCAGGCGCAGAAGCGGGCGCTGATCGGGGATATCGTTGCCGATTGGTCCGAGGACGACATGCAGACCTTTTCGCGGCTTTTCGATCAGTTCATCGGTGGCTTCGAGGATGCGTTTCGGGCGCGCTACCGGGATTCGGATACCTAA
- a CDS encoding MDR family MFS transporter: MDMHLPSAPLVADPRRRLILYLFLMVAMFMAMLDNQIVSTALPTIVGEFGHLERFGWIGSAYLLSLSAVMPVYGKLGDLFGRKYVMITAIAIFTIGSAICGLAVSMNTLIAARVLQGLGGGGILVSIFSINADLFEPRERARYQSYSSLVLMASGAIGPVLGGTMSDLFGWRSIFLVNIPIGFIVLAGLVTMLPYRKPARKPQIDYAGAIVLAMTTTCIVLAADGTQLFGSLLSPAVLAIIGFGIVCAISWVFIERRAPEPIVPMQLFRNPTFGLLLITSLTSGAIAIGMVNYFALFLQTTTGLSPSVAGLLFILLTGGIVCGSLSAGRLISATGRYKPFAIGSAACSMIAFAALSQVHAGTPVFVIGGLMLLHGIGIGLAQQVPVIGIQNAASSRDIGAATGAVTLSRMGGASIAISIYGAIIGSRLLHVGLSIPGISNIEEVTPKMMAALPAATREAVAEAYAAAFNPLFLTAAGICLVGLVTALCLKNVQLPGATIAKTIDPAAAAHVAD; the protein is encoded by the coding sequence ATGGATATGCACCTGCCGTCTGCGCCCCTCGTGGCGGATCCCCGTCGCCGGCTGATACTCTACCTGTTCCTGATGGTTGCCATGTTCATGGCGATGCTCGACAACCAGATTGTCTCGACGGCACTCCCGACCATCGTCGGCGAATTCGGCCATCTCGAGCGTTTCGGCTGGATCGGCTCCGCCTATCTCTTGTCGCTAAGCGCCGTCATGCCGGTCTACGGCAAGCTGGGCGACCTGTTCGGCCGCAAATATGTGATGATCACCGCAATTGCCATCTTCACCATCGGCTCCGCCATCTGCGGTCTTGCCGTGTCGATGAACACTCTGATTGCCGCCCGCGTTCTGCAGGGGCTCGGCGGCGGCGGTATCCTCGTGTCGATCTTCTCGATCAACGCCGACCTTTTCGAGCCCCGGGAGAGAGCCCGCTACCAGAGCTATTCCAGCCTCGTCCTGATGGCCTCGGGCGCCATAGGCCCGGTGCTTGGCGGCACGATGAGCGACCTGTTCGGCTGGCGCTCGATCTTTCTCGTCAACATACCGATCGGCTTTATCGTCCTTGCCGGCCTCGTCACCATGCTCCCCTACCGGAAACCCGCCCGCAAGCCGCAGATCGACTATGCCGGCGCCATCGTCCTGGCGATGACGACCACCTGCATCGTGCTTGCCGCTGACGGTACCCAGTTGTTCGGATCGCTGCTGTCTCCTGCAGTTCTCGCTATCATCGGATTCGGCATCGTCTGCGCCATTTCCTGGGTCTTCATCGAGCGCCGCGCCCCGGAACCGATCGTGCCGATGCAGTTGTTTCGCAACCCGACTTTCGGACTATTGCTGATCACCTCGCTCACCAGCGGCGCCATCGCCATCGGCATGGTCAACTATTTCGCGCTGTTCCTGCAGACGACCACTGGCCTTTCGCCCTCGGTTGCCGGCCTGTTGTTCATTCTCCTGACCGGCGGCATCGTCTGTGGCTCGCTTTCGGCCGGACGGCTGATCTCGGCCACCGGCCGCTACAAGCCCTTCGCAATAGGCAGCGCCGCCTGCAGCATGATTGCCTTTGCGGCCCTGTCGCAAGTCCATGCGGGCACTCCAGTCTTCGTCATTGGCGGACTGATGTTGCTGCACGGCATCGGCATCGGGCTTGCGCAGCAGGTTCCGGTCATCGGCATCCAGAATGCAGCCTCCAGCCGCGACATCGGAGCGGCCACTGGCGCCGTCACACTGTCGCGCATGGGCGGCGCCTCGATCGCCATCTCCATCTACGGCGCCATCATCGGCTCCCGACTGCTGCATGTCGGCCTGTCGATCCCCGGCATCAGCAATATCGAGGAAGTCACGCCGAAGATGATGGCGGCCTTGCCGGCTGCCACGCGCGAAGCCGTGGCCGAAGCCTACGCTGCCGCCTTCAACCCGCTGTTCCTGACGGCGGCGGGCATCTGCCTTGTCGGCCTGGTCACCGCACTTTGCCTTAAGAACGTCCAGCTACCGGGCGCAACCATTGCCAAGACCATCGACCCTGCGGCTGCGGCCCACGTCGCGGATTGA
- the thiB gene encoding thiamine ABC transporter substrate binding subunit, with product MPTRSLTTFMAGLILAAGTTLLTAHASQAADKTLTVYTYESFTADWGPGPKVKAAFEKTCGCTVNYVAVTDGVALLSRLKLEGKDTKADVVLGLDTNLVDEARDTGLFEPADIDTTAVKLPGDFKDDVFVPYDYGHFAVVYDTQVIKNPPKSMKELVEGDPSQKIVIEDPRTSTPGLGLLLWVKSVYGAKSAEAWKKLKGRILTVTPGWSEAYDLFTKGEAPMVLSYTTSPAYHMIADKTDRYQAASFSEGHYIQIEVAGLTKTSANKDLARDFLKFMITPGFQDIIPTNNWMMPVAATSEPLPDAFGKLVVPTKTFLMSPAEVDKNRKAWIDEWLAATSGN from the coding sequence ATGCCCACCCGATCTCTGACGACATTTATGGCTGGCCTTATTCTGGCGGCCGGCACGACACTTCTGACCGCTCATGCCAGCCAGGCGGCAGACAAGACACTGACAGTCTATACCTACGAGAGTTTCACCGCCGACTGGGGCCCCGGCCCCAAGGTCAAGGCGGCGTTCGAGAAGACCTGCGGCTGCACCGTCAACTATGTCGCCGTCACCGACGGCGTCGCACTCCTGTCGCGCCTGAAACTCGAGGGCAAGGACACCAAGGCGGACGTGGTTCTCGGTCTCGACACCAATCTCGTCGATGAAGCCAGGGATACTGGCCTGTTCGAGCCCGCCGACATCGACACGACGGCCGTGAAGCTGCCGGGTGACTTCAAGGACGACGTCTTCGTTCCCTACGATTACGGTCACTTCGCAGTGGTCTACGACACGCAGGTCATCAAGAACCCGCCGAAGAGCATGAAGGAACTGGTTGAGGGAGACCCGTCGCAGAAGATCGTCATCGAGGATCCGCGCACGTCTACACCGGGCCTTGGCCTGCTGCTTTGGGTCAAGTCGGTTTATGGCGCCAAATCCGCGGAAGCCTGGAAAAAGCTCAAGGGCCGCATCCTGACCGTCACCCCCGGCTGGTCAGAAGCCTATGACCTGTTCACCAAGGGCGAAGCGCCGATGGTGCTCTCCTACACGACGTCGCCAGCCTATCACATGATCGCCGACAAGACCGACCGCTACCAGGCGGCATCCTTCTCGGAAGGCCACTACATCCAGATCGAGGTAGCAGGCCTGACGAAAACCTCTGCCAACAAGGATCTGGCGCGCGACTTCCTGAAATTCATGATCACACCCGGTTTTCAGGACATCATCCCGACCAACAACTGGATGATGCCCGTCGCCGCCACCTCGGAGCCGCTGCCGGATGCTTTCGGCAAGCTCGTCGTACCTACCAAGACGTTCCTGATGAGCCCGGCCGAAGTCGACAAGAACCGCAAGGCCTGGATCGACGAATGGCTGGCCGCTACTAGCGGCAACTGA
- the thiP gene encoding thiamine/thiamine pyrophosphate ABC transporter permease ThiP: MLTTSERATAVTGGAISLAGILLFVGLAVGTLLAAGIETQGNAPLLDPYILRVLRFTLLQATLSTVLSVTLAIPVARALARQRNFPGRLWLIRLMAVPMGLPVLIGAMGLLGIWGRQGIANGALQTLGLAQPVSIYGLSGILIAHVFFNLPLAVRLMLPGLERVPPEYWLMASGLGMRPGAVFRFIEWPVLRALIPGIAGLIFMLCATSFTLVLMLGGGPAATTIEVAIYQALRFDFDPGRAVALALLQVAMTGAVLAVMALLPAPDDPGPATGRAPRRLDGRQRLAQLSDGTVIATIALFIGLPLVSVAVAGMEANLARLASQPVFLQALLTSLAIAFSAGLLAVILSLAIVRARYAISSVRKGTTGLRAFSATLGAASSLVLLAPPIVLATGWFMALRPFGDPTRFAVTLIVCINMLMALPFVIRVVEPAFAIHTARTGRLAASLGLTGFSRLRHVDWPGLRKPLFTALSFAMALSLGDLGAVALFGSGNIVTLPWLVYSRLGSYRTNDADGYALLLGLLCLALTVAGTAGQASRAEKGSRL, from the coding sequence ATGCTGACGACATCCGAGCGAGCAACGGCAGTGACCGGCGGGGCTATCAGCCTCGCCGGCATCCTGCTGTTTGTCGGCCTTGCTGTCGGCACGCTGCTCGCCGCCGGCATCGAGACGCAAGGCAACGCTCCCCTGCTCGATCCTTATATCCTGCGGGTCCTGCGCTTCACCTTGTTGCAGGCGACGCTCTCGACGGTGTTGTCGGTAACGCTTGCCATCCCCGTGGCGCGTGCCTTGGCCCGACAACGGAACTTTCCCGGCCGTCTCTGGCTGATCCGTCTCATGGCCGTGCCGATGGGGCTTCCGGTGCTGATCGGCGCCATGGGGCTTCTTGGCATCTGGGGCCGACAGGGCATCGCCAACGGCGCCCTGCAGACGCTTGGCCTCGCACAGCCAGTTAGTATCTACGGGCTTTCCGGCATTCTCATAGCCCATGTGTTTTTCAACCTGCCGCTCGCCGTGCGGCTGATGCTGCCGGGCCTCGAGCGCGTGCCGCCGGAATACTGGTTGATGGCATCCGGCCTTGGCATGCGTCCAGGCGCCGTATTCCGCTTCATCGAATGGCCTGTGCTAAGGGCGCTCATTCCCGGTATCGCTGGCCTGATCTTCATGCTCTGCGCCACCAGCTTTACCCTGGTCCTGATGCTCGGCGGCGGACCGGCGGCAACGACGATCGAAGTTGCCATCTATCAGGCGCTGCGGTTCGACTTCGACCCCGGCCGTGCCGTTGCACTGGCCTTGTTGCAGGTTGCGATGACCGGCGCCGTGCTTGCCGTGATGGCGCTGCTGCCGGCGCCAGACGATCCGGGCCCCGCAACCGGCAGGGCGCCACGCCGCCTCGACGGCCGGCAGCGTCTCGCGCAACTGTCCGATGGCACGGTGATCGCGACCATTGCGCTGTTCATCGGCCTGCCGCTGGTGTCCGTCGCCGTGGCCGGGATGGAGGCCAACCTCGCAAGGCTCGCCAGCCAGCCGGTCTTTCTGCAGGCGTTGCTGACCAGCCTTGCCATCGCGTTTTCCGCCGGCCTGCTCGCTGTCATCCTCTCGCTGGCAATCGTGCGCGCCCGCTATGCCATCTCGTCGGTGCGAAAAGGCACGACAGGCCTCCGCGCCTTTTCGGCGACGCTCGGTGCCGCCTCATCGCTTGTCCTCTTGGCGCCGCCGATCGTGCTGGCGACCGGATGGTTCATGGCGCTGCGTCCCTTCGGGGACCCGACCCGGTTTGCAGTCACCCTGATCGTTTGCATCAACATGCTGATGGCGCTGCCCTTCGTCATCCGCGTCGTCGAACCGGCCTTTGCCATTCACACCGCCCGCACCGGTCGGCTGGCAGCAAGTCTCGGTCTCACCGGCTTTTCCCGCCTGCGCCACGTGGATTGGCCCGGTCTGCGCAAGCCGCTGTTTACGGCGCTGTCCTTCGCCATGGCGCTGTCGCTTGGCGACCTCGGTGCGGTGGCGCTGTTCGGCTCCGGCAATATCGTCACCCTGCCATGGCTGGTCTATAGCCGGCTCGGCAGCTATCGCACCAACGACGCAGATGGCTATGCGCTGCTGCTGGGCCTGCTTTGCCTCGCATTGACGGTGGCCGGAACCGCAGGCCAGGCATCCCGTGCCGAGAAAGGCAGCAGGCTGTGA
- a CDS encoding ATP-binding cassette domain-containing protein — protein MSALSDLVLSDVRLRLGGHDFRFDCTLPAGKIIAVTGPSGAGKSTFLNLLAGFETPDSGRITLNGTDVTAMSPAERPVSLVFQDNNLFAHLDLFTNIGLGLSPSLRLSADDRGRISNALVRVGLDGFEKRMPGTLSGGERQRAAFARALIRDRPILLLDEPFASLDPSLRAGMADLLRELHRETGNTVLIVSHDPREVRQFADHAVFIDAGEIRLAAPLDGFLEAHGLPTLQRFLQI, from the coding sequence GTGAGCGCTCTCTCCGATCTTGTCCTGTCGGATGTGCGGTTGCGGCTGGGCGGCCACGATTTCCGCTTCGACTGTACCCTTCCCGCCGGCAAGATCATTGCCGTCACCGGCCCTTCCGGCGCCGGCAAATCGACCTTTCTCAATCTGCTGGCCGGCTTCGAGACGCCGGACAGCGGCCGCATCACGCTGAACGGCACCGATGTTACCGCAATGAGCCCTGCTGAGCGGCCCGTATCGCTGGTGTTCCAGGATAACAACCTATTTGCCCATCTCGACCTCTTTACCAACATCGGTCTCGGGCTCAGCCCGTCGCTGCGGCTCAGCGCCGACGATCGCGGGCGGATCTCAAATGCTCTTGTACGCGTCGGTCTCGATGGTTTCGAAAAGCGGATGCCGGGCACCCTGTCCGGCGGCGAACGGCAGCGCGCAGCCTTCGCGCGGGCGCTGATACGCGACCGGCCTATCCTGCTGCTGGACGAGCCTTTTGCATCCCTCGATCCCAGCCTTCGCGCCGGCATGGCCGACCTGCTGAGGGAGTTGCACCGCGAAACCGGCAACACGGTGTTGATCGTCTCCCACGATCCGCGCGAAGTGCGCCAGTTTGCCGACCATGCGGTGTTCATCGATGCCGGCGAAATCCGCCTGGCAGCCCCCCTAGATGGCTTTCTCGAGGCACACGGTCTGCCCACTTTACAGCGCTTTTTGCAGATTTGA
- a CDS encoding M48 family metalloprotease has protein sequence MSCRRYVLLLVAATVLNSCQSLMDQTYQPNVSPSANPQIVSEVQKNDPRAQMGAREHPRIVASYGGEYKDAKTERLVARIAGALTSVSENPLQSYRITILNSPAINAFALPGGYLYVTRGLLALANDASEVAAVLAHEMAHVTANHGIERQKREEAEVIASRVVGEVLSSDIAGKQALARGKLRLAAFSRQQELQADEIGIRTLGQAGYDPYAAARFLDSMEAYSRYQSANSDADQSLDFLSSHPSTPQRIDLAREHAREFGEQGKVGDTGRDYYLNGIDGLLYGDSPEEGYVRGQVFLHGGLGIRFEVPPEFRIDNKVEAVLATGPGDIAVRFDGVADTQNQSLTNYISSGWVTGLDPATIKPMVVNGMEAATARASADRWDFDVTVIRDKSQIFRFLTAVPKGSAALEQTADVLRASFRHITPAEAASLKPLRVRVLTVQPGDNITTLASRMMGTDRKLDLFKLINALQTGSSVSPGDRVKIIAE, from the coding sequence ATGTCGTGCCGGCGCTACGTCCTGCTCCTGGTGGCAGCGACAGTGCTGAACAGCTGCCAATCACTGATGGACCAGACATACCAGCCAAACGTCTCGCCATCCGCGAACCCGCAGATCGTCTCGGAGGTCCAAAAGAACGATCCCCGTGCCCAGATGGGCGCACGCGAGCATCCCCGCATCGTTGCCAGCTATGGCGGCGAATACAAGGACGCCAAAACCGAGCGGCTTGTGGCTCGCATTGCCGGCGCGCTTACCAGCGTCTCGGAAAATCCGCTGCAATCCTACCGGATTACCATTTTGAACTCTCCGGCGATCAATGCCTTTGCCCTGCCGGGTGGCTACCTGTACGTCACGCGTGGCCTGCTGGCGCTCGCAAACGATGCTTCTGAAGTGGCGGCCGTGCTCGCCCACGAGATGGCCCACGTGACCGCCAACCACGGTATCGAACGGCAGAAGCGCGAAGAGGCTGAGGTCATCGCCAGCCGTGTCGTCGGCGAGGTGCTGTCCAGCGACATCGCCGGCAAGCAGGCACTGGCGCGCGGCAAGCTGCGTCTGGCTGCATTCTCGCGCCAGCAGGAACTGCAAGCCGACGAGATCGGCATTCGCACGCTCGGCCAGGCCGGATACGACCCCTACGCCGCCGCCCGCTTCCTGGATTCGATGGAAGCCTACAGTCGCTACCAGTCGGCAAACTCCGACGCCGACCAGAGCCTGGACTTCCTGTCGAGCCATCCGAGCACCCCGCAGCGCATCGATCTTGCGCGCGAGCACGCACGTGAGTTCGGCGAACAGGGCAAGGTCGGCGACACCGGCCGCGACTACTATCTGAACGGCATCGACGGGCTGCTCTATGGCGACAGCCCGGAAGAAGGTTACGTTCGTGGCCAGGTGTTCCTGCACGGTGGTCTCGGTATCCGTTTCGAGGTGCCGCCGGAGTTCCGCATCGACAACAAGGTCGAGGCAGTGCTGGCGACCGGGCCCGGCGACATTGCCGTGCGCTTCGACGGCGTCGCCGACACGCAGAACCAGTCGCTGACAAACTACATCTCAAGCGGATGGGTCACAGGCCTGGATCCCGCAACCATCAAGCCGATGGTTGTCAACGGCATGGAGGCGGCAACGGCACGTGCATCTGCCGACCGCTGGGATTTCGACGTGACCGTCATTCGCGACAAGTCGCAAATATTTCGCTTCCTGACCGCAGTCCCCAAGGGCAGCGCGGCACTAGAGCAGACGGCCGATGTCCTCCGCGCCAGCTTCCGCCACATCACGCCGGCCGAAGCCGCGTCGCTGAAACCGCTGCGCGTCCGCGTCCTCACCGTCCAGCCGGGCGACAATATCACGACGCTCGCCTCGCGCATGATGGGGACCGACCGAAAGCTTGATCTCTTCAAGCTGATCAATGCGCTCCAGACAGGGTCGTCCGTCTCTCCCGGCGACCGCGTCAAGATCATCGCCGAATAA
- a CDS encoding GGDEF domain-containing protein, with amino-acid sequence MTYVANRHPDPDAEQMALDEAWALGCTGRCSTALSMSKSILYAAEAAGHQRLIARSCQDSAWYCFQLGEAQDGIEYAQRAAALWKGLGSPAFEAQALSIKAWLNLKLGNLEDAIELAAEARNIADLSADLRSRSLAINVIGVIFWMTRQTPMAIYYCGRAVELAREAGDLTFEGWWLINLGGSHAEAAYLAQENGDDAAAAISMNAAIEITRQACELARKLKDIWAERLCLTKLAKYSNGSDNFVAAEAYLAQYRKIPGEVDARGRGQYLVNLGRTLVSLEQYEAALIPLRQAYSVARTTNNVETKMLSCLYLSKAHEHVGSYDLALEFHKLYHGLNQQLSAERTRQNARMAEIRYETKKLRTLLDSEVERFAEVARSLEVLQERTHLLAVAADTDALTVPIQSKKAGVGVSRHGDIATALCTCND; translated from the coding sequence TTGACATATGTCGCAAACAGGCATCCCGATCCGGATGCCGAGCAGATGGCACTGGATGAAGCCTGGGCTCTCGGCTGCACGGGTCGCTGTTCGACTGCGCTTTCGATGTCGAAGTCGATTCTGTATGCGGCGGAAGCCGCTGGACATCAGAGATTGATAGCCCGCAGCTGTCAGGATAGCGCGTGGTACTGCTTCCAGCTTGGCGAAGCGCAAGATGGTATCGAATATGCGCAACGGGCGGCCGCCCTGTGGAAGGGGCTGGGAAGCCCGGCCTTCGAAGCGCAGGCGCTGAGTATAAAGGCGTGGCTGAATCTCAAACTTGGCAACCTTGAAGATGCCATCGAGCTTGCCGCAGAGGCGCGCAATATCGCCGATTTGAGCGCCGATCTTCGCTCCAGATCCTTGGCGATCAACGTCATCGGCGTCATATTCTGGATGACTCGGCAGACACCTATGGCGATCTACTATTGCGGTCGCGCCGTGGAACTCGCAAGAGAGGCCGGCGATCTAACGTTTGAAGGCTGGTGGTTGATAAACCTCGGTGGCTCCCATGCGGAGGCCGCTTATCTGGCTCAGGAAAACGGCGACGACGCGGCGGCCGCGATCTCGATGAACGCCGCCATCGAAATCACTCGGCAGGCCTGTGAACTGGCGCGCAAGTTGAAGGATATCTGGGCCGAACGCCTGTGCCTCACCAAGCTGGCAAAATATTCCAACGGCTCTGACAACTTCGTCGCAGCGGAGGCTTATCTGGCTCAGTACCGCAAGATCCCGGGAGAGGTCGATGCCAGAGGGAGGGGCCAGTACCTCGTCAATCTCGGGCGCACGCTGGTTTCGCTAGAGCAGTACGAGGCGGCCCTGATTCCCCTCCGGCAAGCTTATAGCGTGGCCAGGACGACCAACAATGTCGAAACGAAAATGTTGTCCTGCCTGTATTTGTCGAAGGCGCACGAGCATGTCGGCTCCTACGATCTCGCGCTCGAATTTCACAAACTGTACCACGGGCTGAACCAGCAGCTTTCTGCGGAGAGGACCCGACAAAACGCGCGCATGGCAGAGATACGTTATGAGACAAAGAAACTTCGGACCTTGCTCGATAGCGAGGTCGAGCGGTTTGCCGAAGTGGCCCGGTCGCTCGAGGTTCTGCAGGAAAGAACGCATCTTCTCGCAGTCGCTGCAGACACAGACGCACTGACAGTGCCTATCCAATCGAAGAAGGCTGGAGTCGGTGTTTCTCGACATGGCGACATCGCAACAGCGCTATGCACTTGCAATGATTGA
- a CDS encoding GGDEF domain-containing protein encodes MATSQQRYALAMIDIDHFKMVNDAFSHIVGDKVLAQVGALIKSLTREGDLAVRFGGEEFVILLTDTTLLRAKSACQRLRVAIADYDWSQIATGLQVTISIGLAISTDTSEPKTLLQVADGYLYRAKQTGRNRVVWSDHS; translated from the coding sequence ATGGCGACATCGCAACAGCGCTATGCACTTGCAATGATTGACATCGATCACTTCAAAATGGTCAACGATGCTTTTTCGCATATTGTCGGCGACAAAGTGCTGGCCCAGGTTGGTGCGCTGATCAAATCCCTGACGCGGGAGGGTGATCTAGCGGTGCGGTTTGGGGGTGAGGAATTTGTGATCCTCCTGACCGACACCACCTTGCTGCGCGCAAAGAGCGCTTGCCAACGGCTCCGGGTAGCCATCGCGGATTACGACTGGTCTCAGATAGCCACCGGGCTCCAAGTTACCATCAGTATCGGGTTGGCGATATCAACGGATACGTCAGAACCAAAAACGCTGCTGCAGGTGGCGGATGGCTATCTCTACCGAGCCAAGCAGACCGGAAGAAACCGCGTCGTCTGGTCGGATCATTCGTAA
- a CDS encoding PhnA-like protein → MTDPVGINRRAELAYAADASDTVLFNRISWGAIFAGVAVALAVQFLLNLLGVGIGAAVVDPAKYDNPSASSFSIGGGIWFVVAGLIAAFVGAYVAGRLSGRPSKSTGSFHGLTTWAVTTLVILYLLTTSIGAVVGGAFSGLGSMLGGVGQTASTAVSAAAPMAANANNPMADIEKQIRNASGGNDPEALRAAAVSAVQAALTGDQAKADDARNRAADAIAKAQNIPVDQAKAQVAQYEATYRTNMEAAKRKAIDAAQTATKVVSSGAILAFIALLLGAVASWFGGAVGTRAIPVATVAVNRGV, encoded by the coding sequence ATGACAGACCCCGTTGGCATTAACCGCCGCGCCGAACTCGCCTACGCTGCAGACGCGAGCGACACTGTTCTTTTCAACAGGATTTCCTGGGGCGCGATTTTCGCAGGCGTCGCAGTGGCGCTTGCCGTCCAGTTCCTGCTCAACCTCCTCGGCGTCGGGATCGGTGCTGCCGTTGTTGACCCTGCTAAATACGACAATCCGTCCGCCAGTTCATTTTCTATCGGCGGGGGCATCTGGTTCGTCGTGGCGGGGCTCATCGCCGCGTTCGTAGGTGCTTATGTCGCCGGTCGCCTGTCCGGTCGGCCAAGCAAGTCCACGGGCTCCTTCCATGGCCTGACAACATGGGCTGTGACCACGCTGGTCATCCTGTACCTGCTGACGACCTCGATCGGCGCCGTTGTCGGCGGCGCATTCAGCGGCCTTGGCAGCATGCTGGGTGGCGTAGGGCAAACTGCAAGTACTGCCGTTTCGGCTGCCGCTCCGATGGCTGCAAACGCGAACAACCCGATGGCAGACATCGAGAAACAGATCCGTAACGCCAGCGGCGGCAACGATCCTGAAGCCCTTCGTGCAGCTGCTGTCAGCGCTGTGCAGGCAGCCCTCACGGGCGACCAGGCCAAGGCTGACGATGCCCGCAACCGTGCTGCAGATGCGATTGCGAAGGCTCAGAACATCCCTGTCGATCAGGCCAAGGCGCAGGTTGCCCAGTACGAAGCAACGTATCGCACGAACATGGAAGCAGCCAAGCGGAAGGCTATCGACGCCGCGCAGACAGCTACCAAGGTCGTGTCCAGCGGCGCCATCCTTGCCTTTATCGCGCTGCTGCTCGGCGCAGTCGCGTCGTGGTTCGGTGGCGCGGTCGGCACACGGGCAATCCCGGTGGCTACAGTCGCAGTCAATAGAGGTGTCTGA
- a CDS encoding CsbD family protein yields MSSTTDKASGLANEAIGNIKQGVGKLVGSEKLQAEGKLQEIKGEGQQAAGEAKDAVKDGARKASDYLDKKL; encoded by the coding sequence ATGAGCAGCACCACAGACAAGGCATCCGGTCTCGCTAACGAAGCGATCGGCAACATCAAGCAGGGCGTCGGCAAGCTGGTCGGCAGCGAAAAGCTGCAGGCTGAAGGCAAGCTGCAGGAGATCAAGGGTGAAGGCCAGCAGGCTGCCGGTGAAGCAAAAGACGCTGTCAAGGACGGTGCGCGGAAGGCATCGGATTATCTCGACAAGAAGCTCTGA
- a CDS encoding RNA polymerase factor sigma-32, translated as MTTMSADRRMIKIAMAAPYLERSEEHDLALRWKENDDRGARNKIATAHMRLVISMAGKFRNFGLPMSDLVQEGYVGLLEAAARFEPEREVRFSTYASWWIRASIQDYILRNWSIVRGGTSSAQKALFFNLRRLRAKLAKGDTQLTVQSIHQEIAAALGVSLNDVQVMDARLSGNDASLQAPSISGDADSAERMDFLVSNEPLPDEQVTSMIDGERRRKWLAAALTHLNEREMKIISARRLAEDGATLEELGADLGISKERVRQIESRAIEKLRSALVVADPHMAAFA; from the coding sequence ATGACGACCATGTCTGCAGATCGACGCATGATCAAAATCGCAATGGCGGCTCCCTATCTCGAGCGAAGCGAAGAGCATGATCTTGCACTTCGTTGGAAAGAAAACGACGATCGCGGCGCACGCAACAAGATTGCGACTGCTCATATGCGTCTTGTCATCTCCATGGCTGGCAAATTCCGCAATTTCGGCCTGCCGATGAGCGACCTAGTCCAGGAAGGATACGTCGGGCTGCTGGAAGCGGCTGCCCGTTTTGAGCCAGAGCGGGAAGTGCGCTTCTCGACTTATGCCAGTTGGTGGATCCGCGCTTCCATCCAGGATTATATCCTGCGTAATTGGTCGATTGTCCGTGGAGGTACGAGTTCAGCCCAGAAGGCGCTGTTCTTCAACCTCCGCCGGCTGCGCGCTAAGCTCGCCAAGGGCGACACGCAATTGACCGTGCAGTCCATCCACCAAGAAATTGCTGCTGCCCTCGGCGTCAGCCTGAACGATGTGCAGGTGATGGATGCTCGCCTGTCCGGCAACGACGCTTCTCTACAGGCTCCATCGATCTCCGGCGATGCAGACAGCGCTGAGCGCATGGATTTCCTCGTCAGCAACGAGCCGTTGCCGGACGAGCAGGTGACATCGATGATCGATGGCGAGCGTCGTCGCAAATGGCTTGCCGCAGCCCTCACCCATCTTAACGAGCGCGAGATGAAAATTATCAGCGCCCGTCGTTTGGCTGAGGACGGCGCTACGCTCGAGGAACTTGGAGCCGATCTTGGCATCTCCAAGGAGCGTGTTCGCCAGATCGAAAGCCGCGCCATCGAAAAGCTGCGGAGTGCCCTGGTTGTCGCCGATCCGCACATGGCAGCATTTGCTTGA